From the genome of Primulina eburnea isolate SZY01 chromosome 12, ASM2296580v1, whole genome shotgun sequence, one region includes:
- the LOC140806769 gene encoding uncharacterized protein: MIDQEGDKRPKPETDWIVDEVQNSNHNSKALNAIFTSVDMNMFTLITNCTSAKSAWDILQSHCEGSESVRRTKFRMLTSKFEMMRMEESESILEYDRRLREIANEAFRIGESISNERLVSKVLRSLPERFNIKICAIDEAKDTSKMALEDLISSLRTFEMNLDMQKKDKCKTITLQASNDSYNELLQISQEVNESDLCEDSISFITKKFGDYLKRIRDKKKDTQPSKFPSHSALEKSQKYPVKQQFQPINEGKGQYNSKMYDSVQCRECKGFGHYANECANRLRKNKGYNVSLSDEESDAEEKSTDEENQTSLIALMTENCRLQVNPLGVALGVATPGRNICKNSLCLKSTTSENLSGDDKSEADDEEITLESVQKLYEELFEDWTKRNKLNSSLMKENIDLKAVVVKLEVILSKKDLELGNIKEEFQKATETLSKFNSSTSKLETILSMGRDDKKGLRFKDSVHETGESSKSTVFVKGNTETFTPSQPTPSMKSLTPERQPTAHVPKNRKRRYVCHYCFKPAHIRPYCFKLREDRMNRKSSRMMPQMWHNTFRNTFHHRPTVRQIWVPNVKVHCNVVYTSLKTNTAGQWYFDSGSSRHMSGSKEHLIDYVEQKCGRVTYGGGAKGKIVGNGTLNIEGLPRLHNVLHVERLNSNLISISQLCDDNFLVKFDKHNCEVFDESNVCIMTGKRSSDNCYQISEELSCKHVQITELDLWHRKLGHANFKTLKNLSKYDAVKGMPNISSGTPYVCRDCQKGNRHTCLIQCVQHLGQHDV, from the coding sequence ATGATAGATCAAGAAGGTGACAAACGGCCAAAGCCTGAAACTGACTGGATTGTTGATGAAGTGCAAAATTCAAACCATAACTCAAAGGCCTTGAATGCTATATTCACATCGGTTGACATGAACATGTTCACTTTAATCACAAACTGTACTTCAGCTAAAAGTGCATGGGATATTCTCCAAAGTCACTGTGAAGGGTCTGAGAGTGTGCGACGAACCAAATTTAGGATGCTTACCTCCAAATTTGAGATGATGAGGATGGAAGAATCTGAGAGCATACTCGAGTACGATCGCCGCCTACGGGAAATCGCTAATGAGGCATTCCGTATTGGAGAATCTATCTCAAATGAGCGTCTAGTTAGCAAAGTTCTCCGTTCTCTGCCTGAAAGGTTCAACATAAAAATTTGTGCAATAGATGAGGCTAAGGACACTTCTAAAATGGCACTGGAAGATCTTATCAGTTCATTACGTACCTTCGAGATGAATCTGGACATGCAGAAGAAGGATAAATGTAAGACAATCACACTCCAAGCTTCAAATGACTCCTACAATGAACTCCTTCAAATATCTCAAGAAGTCAATGAGTCTGATCTCTGCGAGGATTCTATCTCTTTTATCACAAAAAAATTCGGTGACTACTTGAAAAGAATCCGAGATAAAAAGAAGGATACGCAACCATCTAAATTTCCTAGCCATTCTGCACTTGAAAAATCACAAAAATACCCTGTCAAGCAACAATTTCAACCAATAAATGAAGGTAAGGGACAATACAATTCAAAAATGTATGATTCTGTGCAGTGTAGGGAATGTAAGGGATTTGGACATTATGCTAATGAATGTGCTAACCGATTGCGAAAGAACAAAGGCTACAATGTGTCACTAAGCGATGAAGAATCCGATGCTGAAGAAAAATCCACTGATGAAGAAAATCAAACCTCGTTGATTGCACTAATGACAGAAAATTGCAGACTGCAAGTAAATCCTTTAGGTGTTGCCCTAGGTGTTGCCACACCTGGCCGCAACATCTGCAAAAACTCGCTATGTTTGAAATCCACAACCTCTGAAAATTTGAGTGGAGATGATAAATCAGAAGCTGATGATGAAGAAATAACTCTTGAAAGTGTGCAAAAACTGTATGAAGAGCTGTTTGAAGATTGgaccaaaagaaacaagttGAACTCAAGTCTTATGAAAGAGAACATTGATCTAAAAGCCGTGGTTGTTAAACTTGAGGTAATCCTAAGCAAAAAGGATTTGGAACTTGGAAATATCAAAGAAGAATTTCAAAAGGCAACTGAAACCTTGTCCAAATTTAATTCGAGCACATCAAAGCTTGAAACCATTCTTTCAATGGGAAGAGATGACAAGAAGGGTTTGAGATTCAAAGACAGTGTGCATGAAACTGGTGAGTCTTCAAAATCCACTGTCTTTGTGAAAGGAAACACTGAAACATTCACACCATCACAGCCTACGCCTTCAATGAAAAGCCTTACTCCTGAAAGACAACCCACTGCACATGTTCCTAAGAATAGAAAAAGAAGGTATGTATGTCATTACTGCTTTAAGCCCGCACATATCAGGCCATATTGTTTTAAACTCAGGGAAGACCGCATGAACCGAAAGTCAAGCCGAATGATGCCTCAGATGTGGCACAACACTTTCCGCAACACCTTCCACCATCGACCTACAGTAAGACAAATTTGGGTCCCAAATGTAAAAGTTCACTGTAATGTTGTTTACACCTCGTTGAAAACTAACACTGCAGGTCAatggtactttgatagtggaagctcacGCCACATGTCGGGTTCTAAAGAACATCTAATCGATTATGTTGAACAAAAGTGTGGTAGAGTGACCTATGGAGGGGGAGCGaaaggaaaaattgtaggaAATGGTACACTGAATATTGAAGGACTACCAAGGCTTCACAATGTGCTCCATGTTGAAAGATTGAATTCAAATCTGATAAGCATAAGTCAATTATGCGATGATAATTTTCTTGTTAAATTTGATAAACATAATTGTGAAGTCTTCGATGAATCAAATGTGTGTATTATGACAGGCAAAAGGTCCTCAGATAATTGCTATCAAATAAGTGAGGAACTTTCATGCAAGCATGTGCAAATTACCGAACTTGATCTTTGGCACAGAAAACTCGGACATGCGAATTTTAAAACCTTGAAGAACCTGAGTAAGTACGATGCAGTAAAAGGTATGCCTAATATTTCTTCTGGTACACCATATGTTTGTAGGGATTGTCAAAAGGGTAACAGACACACGTGTCTCATCCAGTGTGTTCAACACCTGGGACAACACGATGTCTAG